The Nyctibius grandis isolate bNycGra1 chromosome 31, bNycGra1.pri, whole genome shotgun sequence genomic interval ACTGATCATGGGAGTTGTTGTTTCTGTAGGTAATACAAGTTTAGGGGGCTGGGCTCTAGCCTTTCTGCAGGAATCGTATGCTTTACGTTGAGCGTGAGTTGGGGCTTACGCTGTTGTTTTGAAGGGAACTTAATGCATcccaatattttttaaagtaactgtAAATTGTGTTTTTTAGAATGACTGCTTTTGGCTGCCACCCTTCCCACATTACAACTGCTTTCTTAAACACTTCTCATGGATTTTCatgtttgtattaaaaacaaaactgttgttTATTACAGTATGTATGTTTTTACTCTGTTGTACAGGACCCTGAGCACTGCATAAATAAACTtcttatgaaaagaaaattttacaaACATAGTTTGTCAGTCCTGTTCATCATTCGTGATCTCTTCTCCATATTCTTCTCAGAACATGTAACGGGCTTTTGTGACACACTGGGAGAACACTTCAGCAAATTGATTCACTGGACCATTTGTTAAGACTGCTAGAGCTGACCAGAGGAGTTGGTTGCACTATTCTGATTAACCATAATGTTATTGAAACTATtttcaaggggttttttttaactggataAGGCATTTTCTTAGgacttttttttagaagttatAATTTGATACAAGTTCCTTTACTGCCTGATGGTgtctgaactttaaaaaaatatttcccatctCACTGTCTAGACCAGATTTGCTCTAGTTGGGGGCGGGAAATAGATATTTTGTTAAATTACAGGGAAATCTTGATGAAGATCTTAATGAATAGTTCCTTTTAAAGAGGTAAGCAAGAGACAGAGTTCTCTGACTGGTTCAGTTCCCAGAAATTGTCCTCTTTGCTCCTCTCATTTTGCTCTCATGGACGGTAATCTCAGGTGAAGTAATAGTTGTTGAAGGTCCAAGAAGCTCTTCCGTCTACATGTTTCACTGGATTCAGATTCGAATGTGAAATGTGCtattaaaaaaggaagtaatGATCACTGATGTATCACTCTATTCAAAGGGATCCACTATAGTTAGTCCTAGGACTGTACAATAAATTGGAAACTTTATTTTGTGAAGCACTTGCAAAGAATAGGTGTATTAAGTAGTGCAAGATTTGGAGTGCTGCTTTGTGTAAGACATGCATCAGAAACCATATTAAGACTGCGTTACGCATTGAGTTAATCTCATATACTTATCAATGGAGCTTAAGTGCTAATATTAACTTTTTAAGTTACTAGGACTTCTTGTCATGTGAAAAGTACATTGGAGGTTCAAAAAAGCAAGTAAAGAAGCCTCCGCACTTTTTCAAGCCTCTGTTCTCCCAGTCTTTGCGGTGGGCATGTCTACTAGAAACTGGCAGGGCAGAGTTGGGATCTGCAATGGCCGAGGAGACGTAAAACACACACTTCAGAGACTTCTGACTAAAAAACTAAGAGCAATTTTGtgttagaaattaaaagcaaatattaccTGAGGAAATCTGGAGCTCGTATTATCATATGCTGAAAGTCTTCCAAAGACAGCTTGCCATCGTTGTCCGCATCAGCTTCGTAAATCACCTTGTCACATACAAggctgacttcttctggggtaAGTTCATTTCGGGTTAATTTGTTAACAGTTTTCGCTAGATCTGATTTGCATATGTAATCATCATTGTTAAAATctgtcaaacaaaacaaaattaattcaaagtGACAAAAGTCAGCATTTTACGTGGTTGACTGCCAAGACCTAATAGGAAGAGTTTGGTTCCCAGGCTGTAATGTGTTTGTGTAAGTAGAACTTTCAAATCAGAAATGAAGTCTTGCAGTTATCTGTATTTGCTTGTATAAAAATtcaataacaaaattaaaatcctgGAATCATTTCTCCTTATCTTACATAAGGGTAACAATTATAAATAGTTTAATGGCTAAACATAGTTTAATCATTCTAGCAAATCAGTAGTACTGAATTAAATGCAAGGAATAGTATGAAGTTAAAGGAAGGGAATGGGCTGTTCAGTTTTTGTTGGGGTTCacttttttcacatcttttgcTGAATCATGTACAGTTTAAATCACAAaaaacagtttggttttttttgtttgatataTTGTTTGGCTTTAGCTTATCATGAAGAAAGTAACTGAAAATGgtactataaaaataaatctttaaatttAGTCCTTGGAGAAAAATGCTTCCCTGCCTCCCACCTCACCCTGCCAAAACCTCCCTACAGATTTATGGGCAGCCAAATCCCTTGTGCTGCACTTTTCCAAGCAGCCCCTCGTacagaattatttcttaaatgtttaTCAGCTCTTGAAAACTGCAGATAATTTCAGGTTGTAAATTTTGTAGTAAATCCTAATCCTAAATAAGTAAGAGAAGAGTAGAGACAAAAGGATAAAGAAGG includes:
- the CIB3 gene encoding calcium and integrin-binding family member 3 isoform X2 translates to MGNKQTIFTPEQLDAYQDNPFRQRIAEVFSADGDGNMTLDDFLDMFSVLSEMAPRDLKAYYAFKIYDFNNDDYICKSDLAKTVNKLTRNELTPEEVSLVCDKVIYEADADNDGKLSLEDFQHMIIRAPDFLSTFHIRI